The Kribbella shirazensis genomic interval ATCAAAAGATACTTGACCAGTCACGCGGACCTCCGTAGGCTCAGGGTTGCGTGACCGATCATAGTCATTTAGATAGTCATGGGGGATTGTTGTGGGTGCTGTGACCGCTGTGGCTTCTCCGTGGCGCGGACTCTCGCGGACCGTCTGGATCCTGGTCGTCGCCCGGGCGGTCAACCGGATCGGCGCGTTCACGCTCCCGTTCCTCGGCGTGGTGCTGACCGTCGAGTTCAAGGCGTCCCTGAGTGAAACCGGCCTGATCCTCGCGGTCTTCGGTGCGGCGACGATCCCGTCCCGGCTGCTCGGCGGCCAACTCGCCGACCGCCTCGGACGCCGTCGCACGATCGTCCTCGGCCTGACGGGCTGCGCGATCGCCCAGTTGTGGATCGCGTCGAGCCACGCCCTGTGGTCCGCCGTACTCGCGACGATCCTCCTCGGCCTGGCCTTCGAGATCTACGAGCCGCCGAGCCAGGCGATGATCGCCGACGTCACCGAACCCGCGGACCGCCCTGCTGCGTACGGCCTCTACAGCGCGGCCCTGGCCGCTGCCGGCGTTCTGGCCGGTCTGCTCGCTGCCGCGATCAGCCACTGGGACCTCCGTTGGCTGTTCGTCGCAGATGCGATCACATGCATGTCCTGCGCCATCTTGGTCGCGCTCGCGTTGCCGACCGACGTACGCCGGGAACGCTCGCCCGACCGTCCTGCGACCGTCTGGCGAGACAGCCGTCTCCTACTGCTCCTCGTCGGCGGCACGGTCTTCGCGACGATCTACATGCAGCTGGTCATCGGAGTACCGCTGACGCTGCTCGAACAAGGCCTGCCGGAGTCGGGCACCGGCATCATCCTCGCAGTGTCCGCCGTCACCCTGATCGTCGCCCAACGCCTGCTGCGCGTGCAGCACCTGGACGACTTCCGCGCCATCGCGATCGGCTACCTGCTGGTCGGCGTCGGGCTCGTGGTGACCGCGATCGCCCACAGCCTCACGGTCTTCCTGCTCGCCGCAGTCCTCTGGAGCCTCGGTGAACTGTTCCTCCTGACCCGCTACCTCACCCAGGCCTCAGGTCTCGCCCCGGAGGAGGCCCGCGGCCGCTACCTCGCGGTGTTCGGCCTGAGCTGGGGCATTGCCACCACGATCGCCCCGCTCACAGTCACACAACTCCTCGCGACCACAGGTCCCGCGGGGCTCTGGCTGACCACGGCTGCGGCTGCCGGCGTGCTCGCAGTACTCCAGCCGTGGTTCAGGAAGCGACTGGCTCCAGTCTGACGGTGAGGCCCTTGGCCACGGGGGTGTTGCTGCCCTTCGCGAGGTCGTCGGCCGACATCAGCACGTTCGTCTCGGGGTAGTACGCCGCCACGCAGCCCCGGGCCGTCGGGTAGGACACGAGCCGGAAGTGCGAGGCACGCCGCTCGAAGCCCTGGAACTCGCTGACGATGTCGACGTACCCGCCGTCCTGCAGACCGAGCTCGGCCAGGTCGTCCGGGTGGACGAAGACGACCTCGCGGGTCCCGTGGACACCGCGGTAGCGGTCCTCGAGGCCGTAGATCGTGGTGTTGAACTGGTCGTGGCTGCGCAGCGTCTGCAGCAGCAACCGGCCCGGTGCCGTCGGCAACCAGGTCAGATCGTTCGCGGTGAACTGCGCCCGCGCGTCGGACGTCCGGAACTCGCGCTTGTCCCGCGCCGCATGCGCCAGCAGGAACCCGCCGTCACCGGCCCGCAACCGCTCCTCGTAGTTCTCGTACCCGTCCGCGACCCGCCCGATCCGCTGCCGGATCAGGCTGTAGTCGTCCGCGAAGTCGGCCCACGGGATCTGCCCGACGTCCGGTACGACGGCTTGCGCCAGCCCGCACACGATCCCGATCTCGGACTTCAGCTCCGGCGCCGGCGGGATCAGGTTGCCTTTCGACAGATGGACGGCGCCCTGCGAGTCCTCGACCGACACCGACTGCGGGCCGGCCGCGGTGTGGTCGTGGTCGGTCCGCCCGAGCGTCGGCAGGATCAGCGCTTCGCGCCCCGTGACCGTGTGCGACCGGTTGAGCTTCGTGGACACGTGCACGGTCAGGTCGCACAGCCGCAGTCCGTGGTGCACGACCTCGGTGTCCGGTGTCGCGGACGCGAAGTTCCCGCCCATCGCGAAGAACACCCGGACGTCGCCGTCCCGCAGCCGTTTCACCGTCGCGGCGGCGTCGATGCCGTGTTCGCGCGGTGACGTGAACGAGAACTCGCGATCGAGCCGGTCCAGGAACGCGTCGGGCACCTTCTCCCAGATCCCCATGCTCCGGTCGCCCTGGACGTTCGAGTGGCCGCGCACCGGGCACGGGCCGGCGCCCGGCTTGCCGATGTTGCCCTGCAGGAGCAGCACGTTGACGATCTCGCTGATCGTCGCCACGGCCTCGCGGTGCTGCGTCAGCCCCATCGCCCAGCAGATCACGGTCGCCTTCGACGCGATGAAGCGCTGCGCCAGCTCCTCGATCTCGGCGCGCCGCAGCCCGGTGGCCTGCTCGACCGCGGGCCAGTCGAGCTCCGCGTTGTGCTTGGCGTACAGCTCGAAACCGCTGGTGTGCGACTCGATGAACGACTTGTCCAGGACGGTGCCCGGGTTCGCCGCCTCGGCCTCGATCAGAAGGTGGCCGAGGGCAAGGAACAGCGCCTGGTCGCCGCCGATCCGGATCCGCAGGTGCTGGTCGGCGAGCATGGTCCCCTTGCCGGCCAGGCCGCGGGGCTTCTGCGGGTTCATGAACGTCATCAGGCCCGGCTCGGGCAGCGGGTTCACCGCGACGATCGAGGCGCCGTTGCGCTTGGCGACCTCGAGGTGGGTGAGCATCCGCGGCGCGTTGGTGCCCGGGTTCTGCCCGACGATCACGATCAGCTCGGACTCCTCGAGCATCTTCAGTGTGACCGCGCCCTTGCCGCTGCCGATCACCCGGGACAGCGCCGTACCCGACGACTCGTGGCACATGTTCGAGCAGTCGGGGAGGTTGTTGGTGCCGTAGGCGCGGACGAAGAGCTGATAGAGGAACGCGGCCTCGTTGCTGGTCCGGCCGGAGGTGTAGAAGACGGCGTCGTTGGGGTCGGCGAGGGCCTTCAGGTGCCGCGCGACGACCTGGAACGCCTCGTCCCAGCCGACCGGCTCGTAGTGCGTGGCGCCGGCCCGGAGCAGCATCGGCTCGGTGATCCG includes:
- a CDS encoding MFS transporter: MASPWRGLSRTVWILVVARAVNRIGAFTLPFLGVVLTVEFKASLSETGLILAVFGAATIPSRLLGGQLADRLGRRRTIVLGLTGCAIAQLWIASSHALWSAVLATILLGLAFEIYEPPSQAMIADVTEPADRPAAYGLYSAALAAAGVLAGLLAAAISHWDLRWLFVADAITCMSCAILVALALPTDVRRERSPDRPATVWRDSRLLLLLVGGTVFATIYMQLVIGVPLTLLEQGLPESGTGIILAVSAVTLIVAQRLLRVQHLDDFRAIAIGYLLVGVGLVVTAIAHSLTVFLLAAVLWSLGELFLLTRYLTQASGLAPEEARGRYLAVFGLSWGIATTIAPLTVTQLLATTGPAGLWLTTAAAAGVLAVLQPWFRKRLAPV
- a CDS encoding FdhF/YdeP family oxidoreductase yields the protein MVDIEHPKQKAAGLPAVLSSFKFGLRAMGPVRTGRVFLKMNQDRGFDCPSCAWPDPEHKHTAEFCENGAKAVAWEATRKRVPRAFFAEHSVEDMHRISEFDLGKLGRITEPMLLRAGATHYEPVGWDEAFQVVARHLKALADPNDAVFYTSGRTSNEAAFLYQLFVRAYGTNNLPDCSNMCHESSGTALSRVIGSGKGAVTLKMLEESELIVIVGQNPGTNAPRMLTHLEVAKRNGASIVAVNPLPEPGLMTFMNPQKPRGLAGKGTMLADQHLRIRIGGDQALFLALGHLLIEAEAANPGTVLDKSFIESHTSGFELYAKHNAELDWPAVEQATGLRRAEIEELAQRFIASKATVICWAMGLTQHREAVATISEIVNVLLLQGNIGKPGAGPCPVRGHSNVQGDRSMGIWEKVPDAFLDRLDREFSFTSPREHGIDAAATVKRLRDGDVRVFFAMGGNFASATPDTEVVHHGLRLCDLTVHVSTKLNRSHTVTGREALILPTLGRTDHDHTAAGPQSVSVEDSQGAVHLSKGNLIPPAPELKSEIGIVCGLAQAVVPDVGQIPWADFADDYSLIRQRIGRVADGYENYEERLRAGDGGFLLAHAARDKREFRTSDARAQFTANDLTWLPTAPGRLLLQTLRSHDQFNTTIYGLEDRYRGVHGTREVVFVHPDDLAELGLQDGGYVDIVSEFQGFERRASHFRLVSYPTARGCVAAYYPETNVLMSADDLAKGSNTPVAKGLTVRLEPVAS